A genome region from Streptomyces pratensis includes the following:
- a CDS encoding CGNR zinc finger domain-containing protein codes for MKETVTAEPVLPPVPGAEQYPALDFANSAVALPGGQFTDLLGSPAATNQWLIDHDLAPVGTDAGLQEMCSAQLRTLREQIRSLLASHVDGHPAPSSAISAVNEALTRAPATSLLHWDATRGLHRTPSHPTIQIVEHALATLAAGAADLLTGPDAERLTACGSSPCNRYLLRHGRRHWCSTRCGDRARAARAYARRTRTRAE; via the coding sequence ATGAAGGAGACCGTGACTGCCGAGCCCGTCCTGCCTCCCGTCCCCGGCGCCGAGCAGTACCCCGCCCTGGACTTCGCCAACAGCGCCGTCGCCCTGCCCGGCGGGCAGTTCACCGACCTCCTCGGCAGCCCGGCCGCCACCAACCAGTGGCTCATCGACCACGACCTCGCCCCCGTCGGCACCGACGCCGGACTGCAGGAAATGTGCTCCGCCCAACTGCGCACCCTGCGGGAACAGATCCGTTCCCTGCTCGCCTCCCACGTCGACGGACACCCCGCCCCCAGCAGCGCGATCAGCGCCGTCAACGAGGCACTGACCCGGGCACCCGCCACGTCCCTGCTCCACTGGGACGCCACCCGCGGCCTCCACCGCACGCCCTCCCACCCGACCATCCAGATCGTCGAGCACGCCCTGGCCACCCTCGCCGCCGGCGCAGCCGACCTCCTCACCGGCCCGGACGCCGAACGCCTCACCGCCTGCGGCTCTTCGCCTTGCAACCGCTACCTCCTGCGCCACGGTCGCCGCCACTGGTGCTCCACCCGCTGCGGCGACCGCGCCCGCGCCGCCCGCGCCTACGCCCGCCGCACCCGAACTCGAGCAGAGTGA
- a CDS encoding beta-propeller fold lactonase family protein, with amino-acid sequence MASALALAGYGMLAVTFAAPAHAAPTARLAYVTDLMANEVSVLDTATNTVTATIPVGSSPIGVVGSPDAARVYVTNNASSSVSVIDAATNTVSATVPVGAGPIGVAVSPSGDSFYTANSGANTLSVVDTATNSVTASVPVGSQPFGVALSPDGARAYVANNGGNTVSVVDTATATTVATVGVGEKPNFIAVTPDGSRAYVGNQNSHNVSVIDTATNTVTATIPTGIGPFGLTLSPDGTRAYVSNNSSSSVSVIDTATNTVTATVGVGNGPFQSAVTPDGALAYVPNGYAGTMSVIDTATNAVTVTFPLGSFPYSVAFAEAGASAPAADLSVSVSESADPAALGGTYTYTATVTNDGPDDATGTTATTTLSGAARTISSATTSQGSCTISAPTITCAPGPLADGASATVTITVEPAATGSITATTTTDADQDDPASGNNSDAESTAVNNGNGCTITGTPGNDTLNGTNAADVICGLGGNDTIDGKNGDDTLYGGSGNDVMGGGNGADTLYAGAGDDTNYGETLLGSLLYLFDNGSDHIYGGPGNDDLDGQNGNDILVDTSGIDTMSGALGNDSINVADGAGGDTANGGLGSDTCTADTGDILSSC; translated from the coding sequence GTGGCCTCTGCCCTCGCTCTGGCCGGGTACGGCATGCTCGCCGTCACCTTCGCCGCCCCCGCTCACGCCGCCCCCACCGCGCGCCTGGCCTACGTGACCGACCTGATGGCGAACGAGGTGTCGGTGCTGGACACCGCCACCAACACCGTCACGGCCACGATCCCGGTCGGCAGCAGTCCGATCGGGGTGGTGGGATCCCCGGACGCGGCACGCGTGTACGTCACCAACAACGCTTCTTCCTCGGTGTCGGTGATCGACGCCGCGACCAACACCGTCTCCGCGACCGTTCCGGTCGGTGCAGGCCCGATCGGGGTGGCCGTCTCCCCCTCGGGGGACAGCTTCTATACCGCCAACAGCGGCGCGAACACGCTGTCGGTGGTGGACACCGCCACGAACTCCGTCACCGCGAGTGTCCCGGTGGGCAGTCAGCCGTTCGGCGTGGCGCTGTCCCCGGATGGTGCGCGCGCTTACGTGGCCAACAACGGCGGTAACACGGTGTCGGTGGTCGACACGGCCACCGCGACGACCGTGGCGACCGTCGGCGTGGGCGAGAAGCCCAACTTCATCGCGGTGACTCCGGACGGATCCCGCGCCTACGTCGGGAACCAGAACTCGCACAACGTGTCCGTCATCGACACCGCCACCAACACCGTCACCGCCACCATCCCGACTGGCATCGGCCCGTTCGGCCTCACCCTGTCCCCGGACGGGACCCGCGCCTACGTCAGTAACAACTCCTCCTCCTCGGTGTCGGTGATCGACACCGCCACCAACACGGTCACCGCGACCGTCGGCGTCGGCAACGGCCCGTTCCAGAGCGCCGTCACCCCCGACGGCGCCCTCGCCTACGTACCTAACGGCTACGCCGGCACCATGTCGGTGATCGACACCGCCACCAACGCGGTCACGGTAACCTTCCCCCTCGGCTCGTTCCCGTACTCGGTCGCCTTCGCCGAGGCGGGCGCCAGTGCCCCGGCCGCGGATCTGTCGGTGTCCGTATCCGAATCCGCCGACCCCGCCGCCCTCGGCGGCACCTACACCTACACCGCCACCGTGACGAACGACGGACCCGACGACGCCACTGGCACCACCGCGACGACGACGCTGTCCGGGGCGGCCCGCACCATCAGCTCCGCCACGACCTCGCAGGGCTCCTGCACGATCAGCGCCCCCACCATCACGTGTGCTCCGGGCCCGCTGGCTGACGGGGCGTCTGCGACGGTCACGATCACGGTGGAACCCGCGGCGACCGGCAGCATCACCGCCACGACCACTACCGACGCTGACCAGGACGACCCGGCATCCGGGAACAACTCCGACGCCGAGTCCACCGCTGTCAACAACGGCAACGGGTGCACCATCACCGGCACCCCCGGCAACGACACCCTCAACGGCACGAACGCCGCCGACGTGATCTGCGGGCTGGGCGGTAACGACACGATCGACGGGAAGAACGGCGACGACACCCTCTATGGCGGTTCCGGGAACGACGTCATGGGCGGCGGGAACGGCGCCGACACCCTCTACGCCGGTGCCGGTGACGACACGAACTACGGCGAGACCCTCCTGGGCTCGCTGCTGTACCTGTTCGACAACGGGAGCGACCACATCTACGGCGGCCCGGGCAACGACGACCTCGACGGGCAGAACGGCAACGACATCCTGGTCGACACCTCCGGCATCGACACCATGAGCGGCGCCCTGGGCAACGACAGCATCAACGTGGCGGACGGGGCCGGGGGAGATACCGCCAACGGCGGCCTTGGCTCCGACACCTGCACCGCCGACACCGGTGACATTCTCAGCAGCTGCTGA
- a CDS encoding S66 peptidase family protein: protein MTGSALPQLLRPRALKPGDLVVVASLSGPLHAAYEPDLEQAVVVIERMGFRVRRAPLLEAGRHHWWSASRPAEIAEEFNGLLRDPEVRAIIAHDGGQTVLGYLDLIDVEAIAADPKPILGYSDISLLHLVLYARTGLVGFHADVATPGLGRHWQAAPAARRAELEKLYSTLLTGGEAIGALPATPSWECWRAGRTEGRLIGGLLNRIALAQATRFALPLERFDGAVLFWEEAGSQAAHVWSYLQVLRHSGILDRISGMVVGVPHAIDGLDSPDTSPTLPELILDVLGDRDIPVLGNVEFGHAGPNLPMPVGILVGLDAQQRTLSLLEPAVRPLMVRGPVG from the coding sequence GTGACCGGTTCTGCGCTGCCTCAACTGCTGCGCCCTCGTGCCCTGAAGCCCGGAGATCTCGTCGTTGTCGCATCGCTGTCCGGGCCGCTCCACGCTGCTTACGAGCCTGACCTCGAGCAGGCGGTGGTCGTGATCGAGCGGATGGGATTCCGCGTGCGTCGGGCACCGCTCCTCGAAGCGGGGCGGCACCACTGGTGGAGCGCGAGTCGGCCGGCGGAGATCGCAGAGGAGTTCAATGGACTACTGCGTGATCCTGAGGTGCGCGCGATCATCGCGCATGACGGTGGCCAGACGGTGCTCGGTTACCTCGACCTGATCGACGTCGAGGCGATCGCGGCCGACCCCAAGCCGATCCTCGGCTACAGCGACATCTCACTGCTGCATCTGGTGCTCTACGCGCGCACAGGTCTGGTCGGATTCCACGCCGACGTGGCCACCCCCGGACTCGGCAGGCACTGGCAGGCCGCGCCGGCAGCACGCAGAGCGGAACTTGAAAAGCTCTACTCGACGCTGCTGACCGGCGGCGAGGCGATCGGTGCGCTGCCGGCCACCCCGTCGTGGGAGTGCTGGCGTGCCGGTCGCACCGAAGGCCGGCTGATCGGCGGGCTGCTCAATCGCATCGCGCTGGCGCAGGCAACACGTTTCGCGCTGCCTCTCGAACGGTTCGACGGCGCGGTGCTCTTCTGGGAGGAGGCGGGCAGCCAGGCAGCGCATGTGTGGAGCTATCTGCAGGTACTGCGGCACTCCGGCATCCTCGACCGCATCTCCGGCATGGTCGTGGGCGTCCCGCACGCGATCGACGGACTCGACTCGCCCGACACGTCCCCGACCCTCCCCGAGCTGATTCTCGACGTCCTCGGCGACCGCGACATCCCCGTCCTGGGCAACGTCGAGTTCGGACATGCCGGCCCGAATCTGCCGATGCCGGTCGGCATCCTCGTCGGCCTCGATGCGCAGCAGCGGACACTGTCGCTGCTTGAACCGGCGGTACGGCCTCTCATGGTGAGGGGGCCGGTCGGCTGA
- a CDS encoding amidohydrolase family protein yields the protein MPSPPLAEYAAPRDCDLLLTGGHILTPDLEKTGRTVTYQDGAVAVDAGRIVAVGSTTALRGAFRARRGVDCTGRAVLPGFTDAHTHLFQSLARGLGEGMAIWPWLREFMWPYAIAVTAQDARVAARLGAAEAARAGITTVVDHHYAPTDTETILAVADAVEETGLRGAVARGMLGDRTAVAEARGLPTALYRYSTAEELRITAECLAARPAGSRVQVWPAPLNLSYGDQDLVRGAVEQARRADVRWHTHCSEGAKDPASYLDAYGIRPVAWLEKEGLLDERATLAHAVWLDEEEIAAVGARGASVAHNPGSNAYLASGTMPLAALRAAGATVALGTDGPCAGGRQDMFEVMKQMLFTQRLATLDPASVRCEDALTAATLGGARYTGVAPGTGRVTPGAPADLAVVDVSSTARHTPLHRLDSHLVNTAQSSDVVMTIVAGEVVFEDSRCTRIDEEELYAHAREHAAALTRRADITGHTFQGAPTC from the coding sequence ATGCCGTCCCCGCCCCTTGCCGAGTACGCCGCCCCCCGCGACTGCGACCTGCTGCTCACCGGCGGCCACATCCTGACACCCGACCTTGAGAAAACCGGCCGCACGGTCACCTACCAGGACGGCGCGGTCGCCGTCGACGCCGGACGGATCGTTGCCGTCGGCTCCACCACAGCCCTGCGGGGGGCGTTCCGCGCCCGCCGTGGTGTCGACTGCACCGGCAGGGCCGTACTGCCGGGTTTCACCGACGCGCACACCCACCTGTTCCAGTCACTCGCCCGCGGTCTCGGCGAGGGCATGGCGATCTGGCCGTGGCTGCGCGAGTTCATGTGGCCCTACGCCATCGCCGTCACCGCGCAGGACGCCCGGGTCGCCGCCCGGCTCGGAGCGGCGGAGGCCGCGCGGGCGGGCATCACGACCGTCGTCGACCACCACTACGCGCCGACGGACACCGAGACGATCCTCGCGGTGGCCGACGCTGTCGAGGAGACCGGGCTGCGCGGCGCGGTGGCCCGGGGCATGCTCGGCGACCGCACGGCCGTCGCGGAAGCCCGCGGCCTGCCGACCGCCCTGTACCGGTACTCCACCGCCGAGGAGCTCAGGATCACCGCCGAGTGCCTGGCCGCCCGCCCGGCCGGCTCCCGTGTCCAGGTCTGGCCCGCCCCGCTCAATCTGTCCTACGGAGACCAGGACCTGGTCCGCGGCGCCGTCGAACAGGCCCGGCGGGCGGACGTCCGCTGGCACACACACTGCAGCGAGGGGGCGAAAGACCCCGCGAGCTACCTCGACGCCTACGGCATCCGCCCGGTCGCCTGGCTGGAGAAGGAAGGTCTGCTCGACGAGCGCGCCACCCTCGCCCACGCCGTCTGGCTCGACGAGGAGGAGATCGCGGCGGTAGGCGCACGCGGTGCGAGCGTGGCCCACAACCCGGGTTCCAACGCCTATCTGGCCTCGGGCACGATGCCGCTCGCCGCGCTGCGCGCCGCCGGGGCGACCGTCGCCCTCGGTACGGACGGCCCGTGCGCGGGCGGCAGGCAGGACATGTTCGAGGTGATGAAGCAGATGCTGTTCACGCAGCGCCTGGCCACCCTCGACCCGGCGTCGGTGCGCTGCGAGGACGCGCTGACCGCCGCGACGCTCGGCGGCGCACGCTACACAGGGGTGGCGCCCGGCACGGGACGTGTCACACCGGGCGCCCCGGCCGACCTGGCCGTCGTCGACGTGTCGAGCACAGCCCGCCACACCCCGCTGCACCGCCTCGACTCGCATCTCGTCAACACCGCACAGTCCTCCGACGTCGTGATGACGATCGTCGCGGGCGAGGTGGTCTTCGAGGACAGCCGGTGCACCCGGATCGACGAGGAAGAGCTTTACGCCCACGCGCGGGAGCACGCGGCCGCGCTGACGCGTCGCGCCGACATCACGGGCCACACCTTCCAGGGAGCTCCCACATGCTGA
- a CDS encoding 2-oxoglutarate and iron-dependent oxygenase domain-containing protein yields MNTHTDNTPTFPARSGTAAVTAEAELARERAMGAGDGGTAEREIRVIDLGDFDNRRSEIAAELWQAATEIGFFQLSGHGIDRHESDAAFAAARAYFALPAEVKARQALRPGSNAGWEYRSQVRPSTGTPDEKESFQLTRPRMAGMWPQESELAGFRATLLAFEARCHDLAMRVLGCFADRLGLPEGFFASQHDPSAPDHQSTLRLLHYYATSREAAVRATADNSWRAGAHTDFDCLTLLFQREGQEGLQVCPGREAGERRWTPVPARSSLITCNIGDMLARWSGDRLPSNFHRVAPPHPDGDLGSRYSIAYFAQADGSALIADPDGVHAPVTAADYLRQRIAANFAG; encoded by the coding sequence TTGAACACGCACACGGACAACACGCCCACGTTCCCCGCTCGCAGCGGCACAGCTGCCGTGACCGCCGAGGCCGAACTCGCCAGGGAGCGGGCGATGGGCGCCGGTGACGGCGGGACGGCCGAACGCGAGATCCGGGTCATCGACCTCGGCGACTTCGACAACCGGCGCTCCGAGATCGCCGCCGAACTGTGGCAGGCAGCCACGGAGATCGGCTTCTTCCAGCTCAGCGGCCACGGCATCGACCGGCACGAGAGCGACGCCGCCTTCGCCGCTGCCCGCGCCTACTTCGCGCTCCCGGCCGAGGTGAAGGCGCGGCAGGCCTTGCGGCCGGGGAGCAACGCGGGCTGGGAGTACCGCAGCCAGGTCCGGCCGTCCACCGGCACCCCGGACGAGAAGGAGTCCTTCCAGCTCACCCGCCCGCGCATGGCCGGCATGTGGCCCCAGGAGTCCGAACTGGCCGGTTTTCGGGCCACTCTGCTCGCCTTCGAGGCCCGCTGTCACGACCTGGCCATGCGCGTCCTGGGCTGCTTCGCCGACCGGCTCGGCCTGCCCGAAGGGTTCTTCGCCTCACAGCACGACCCGTCGGCCCCGGACCACCAGTCCACACTGCGCCTGTTGCACTACTACGCGACGAGCCGTGAGGCAGCGGTCCGCGCCACCGCCGACAACTCCTGGCGCGCCGGCGCCCACACTGACTTCGACTGCCTCACCCTCCTCTTCCAGCGCGAAGGCCAGGAAGGGCTGCAGGTCTGCCCGGGCCGCGAGGCCGGTGAGCGCCGCTGGACCCCGGTCCCGGCCCGTTCGTCCCTGATCACCTGCAACATCGGGGACATGCTGGCGCGCTGGAGCGGCGACCGGCTGCCGTCCAACTTCCACCGGGTCGCCCCGCCGCACCCGGACGGCGATCTCGGCTCGCGTTACTCGATCGCCTATTTCGCGCAGGCCGACGGAAGCGCCCTCATCGCGGACCCGGACGGCGTCCACGCGCCCGTCACCGCGGCGGATTACCTGCGGCAGCGCATCGCCGCGAACTTCGCGGGCTGA
- a CDS encoding HipA family kinase, with amino-acid sequence MLEEVVATRYVTPLREGGSLPGIVEADDLGTYVMKFTGAGQGRKTLVAEVVCGELGRRLGLRVPELVTIQLDPVIGLAEPDQEVQELLKASAGLNLGMDYLPGSLGFDPLAYEVGPAEAGRVVWFDALINNVDRSWRNPNMLVWHGEPWLIDHGATMIWHHNWPGAQASAAKPYNASDHVLAPFGPDIAAAAAELAPLVTEELLTEVAAEVPDEWLAGEPGFGTTDDLRRAYVEPLLARAGSIHERIVLEAPTKTRPSQVPGWLTEHLSPWPHPTKKDRDAQAGAGPNSKDGGR; translated from the coding sequence GTGTTGGAAGAAGTAGTAGCGACCCGCTATGTCACGCCCCTGCGTGAAGGCGGATCGCTCCCCGGGATCGTCGAGGCCGACGACCTCGGCACGTATGTCATGAAGTTCACCGGAGCGGGACAGGGCCGTAAGACCCTGGTCGCGGAGGTCGTCTGCGGCGAGCTCGGCCGGAGGCTGGGGCTGCGGGTGCCGGAACTGGTGACCATCCAGCTCGACCCCGTCATCGGTCTCGCCGAGCCGGACCAGGAGGTGCAGGAGCTCCTCAAGGCCAGCGCCGGGCTGAACCTCGGGATGGACTATCTGCCCGGCTCGCTCGGATTCGATCCGCTCGCCTACGAGGTCGGCCCGGCTGAGGCCGGAAGGGTCGTCTGGTTCGACGCGCTCATCAACAATGTGGACCGGTCGTGGCGGAATCCCAACATGCTCGTCTGGCACGGTGAGCCGTGGCTGATCGACCACGGGGCCACCATGATCTGGCACCACAACTGGCCGGGCGCGCAGGCCTCCGCGGCGAAGCCTTACAACGCGTCGGACCACGTCCTCGCGCCGTTCGGGCCGGACATCGCCGCCGCGGCCGCCGAGCTCGCCCCGCTCGTCACGGAGGAGCTGCTCACCGAGGTGGCGGCGGAGGTGCCGGACGAGTGGCTGGCCGGAGAACCCGGCTTCGGCACCACGGACGATCTGCGCCGGGCTTATGTGGAGCCGCTGCTGGCCCGCGCCGGCAGCATCCACGAGCGCATCGTCCTGGAAGCGCCCACGAAGACCAGGCCCTCCCAGGTCCCCGGGTGGCTGACGGAGCACCTGAGCCCCTGGCCGCATCCCACCAAGAAGGACCGCGACGCGCAGGCGGGCGCCGGACCGAACAGCAAGGACGGCGGCCGATGA
- a CDS encoding MerR family transcriptional regulator — translation MTADDSFGRLDDDYYPAYTMGRAADMLGTTQGFLRAIGEARLITPLRSPGGHRRYSRYQLRIAARARELVDGGTPIEAACRIVILEDQLQEAQRINAEHRRTAEPTEPTAV, via the coding sequence GTGACAGCAGACGACTCCTTCGGCCGTCTCGACGACGACTACTACCCCGCCTACACCATGGGCCGAGCCGCAGACATGCTCGGTACCACCCAAGGCTTCCTTCGCGCGATCGGCGAAGCCCGCCTCATCACCCCCCTGCGCTCCCCGGGCGGCCACCGCCGCTACTCCCGCTACCAGCTGCGCATCGCCGCCCGCGCCCGGGAGCTCGTCGACGGCGGGACCCCGATCGAGGCGGCCTGCCGGATCGTCATCCTCGAGGACCAGCTCCAGGAAGCCCAGCGCATCAACGCCGAACACCGCCGCACTGCCGAACCGACTGAACCAACAGCCGTCTGA
- a CDS encoding nucleobase:cation symporter-2 family protein → MLTTDTGGTTYTKPYDPVEEVPPLWRLGLLGLQHVLAFYAGAVVMPLLVAQGIGLPPDEVARLVNSSLLACGVATLLQAVGLPGIGIRLPVVQGMSTAAVPSLVSVGLAAGGATAGLPTIFGAVIAAGLALFLVAPVFSRLVRFFPPLVTGTIVAVVGITLMTVAARQVGGGDPSSPTFGTLGHLGLAGVTLAVILLLTKVARGFVATLAVLLGLAAGTTAAAATGKADFSGIGEAGWFGMTAPFHYGAPRFGLLAVLAVVLVMVIIAVESIGQFFAIGEITGREVEGPDITRALRADGLATVLGGLLNSFPTTVYSQNIGLLQLTRVKSRWIVAGSGVIMLVLGLVPKVGAVVSAMPAPVLGGATIVLFSTIAVVGVHILGQADLTDSRNTILVATSLGIGFLPTAFPQFAENMPTRQLQALFESGIMLGTLTAVVLNLFFHHLGRRRPGPAAPTPPAATGPVHARAPLGADDPVGSEEATASTARRECRTS, encoded by the coding sequence ATGCTGACGACGGACACCGGCGGGACGACATACACGAAGCCTTACGACCCGGTCGAGGAGGTCCCGCCCCTCTGGCGCCTCGGGCTGCTCGGCCTGCAGCACGTCCTCGCGTTCTACGCGGGCGCGGTGGTGATGCCCCTGCTCGTGGCCCAGGGCATCGGCCTGCCGCCGGACGAGGTGGCGCGCCTGGTCAACTCCTCGCTCCTCGCGTGCGGTGTCGCGACGCTCCTCCAGGCCGTGGGTCTGCCGGGCATCGGCATACGGCTGCCGGTCGTCCAGGGCATGTCCACCGCCGCCGTGCCCTCCCTGGTCTCCGTCGGGCTCGCGGCGGGCGGCGCGACGGCCGGCCTGCCGACGATCTTCGGCGCGGTGATCGCCGCCGGCCTGGCGCTGTTCCTCGTCGCACCGGTCTTCTCGCGCCTCGTACGGTTCTTCCCGCCGCTGGTCACCGGGACGATCGTGGCCGTCGTCGGGATCACCCTGATGACGGTGGCGGCCCGCCAGGTGGGCGGCGGCGACCCCTCGTCCCCCACCTTCGGCACGCTGGGCCACCTCGGACTGGCAGGCGTCACCCTGGCGGTGATCCTGCTCCTGACGAAGGTGGCACGCGGCTTCGTCGCGACCCTGGCCGTCCTGCTCGGCCTGGCTGCGGGGACGACCGCGGCGGCGGCAACCGGCAAGGCGGACTTCTCCGGTATCGGCGAGGCCGGCTGGTTCGGGATGACGGCACCGTTCCACTACGGCGCGCCCCGCTTCGGCCTCCTCGCCGTTCTGGCCGTGGTGCTGGTCATGGTGATCATCGCGGTGGAGTCGATCGGGCAGTTCTTCGCGATCGGTGAGATCACCGGCCGCGAGGTCGAGGGCCCCGACATCACCCGCGCCCTGCGCGCCGATGGACTCGCGACCGTGCTCGGGGGTCTTCTGAACTCCTTCCCGACCACGGTCTACTCGCAGAACATCGGCCTGCTCCAACTCACCCGTGTGAAATCGCGCTGGATTGTCGCCGGGTCCGGCGTGATCATGCTGGTGCTCGGCCTGGTGCCCAAGGTGGGCGCGGTCGTCTCGGCCATGCCTGCGCCGGTCCTCGGCGGGGCGACGATCGTGCTCTTTTCGACCATCGCGGTGGTCGGCGTGCACATCCTCGGCCAGGCCGACCTCACCGACTCCCGCAACACGATCCTGGTCGCCACCAGTCTGGGCATCGGCTTCCTGCCCACCGCGTTCCCGCAGTTCGCCGAGAACATGCCGACACGCCAGTTGCAGGCGCTCTTCGAGAGCGGAATCATGCTCGGTACCCTGACCGCCGTCGTGCTCAATCTGTTCTTCCACCACCTCGGCCGGCGCCGTCCCGGCCCGGCGGCGCCGACGCCTCCCGCGGCCACCGGGCCCGTCCACGCGCGGGCCCCGCTCGGCGCCGACGACCCGGTCGGCAGCGAGGAGGCGACCGCCAGCACCGCTCGCCGTGAATGCAGAACATCGTGA
- a CDS encoding type II toxin-antitoxin system PemK/MazF family toxin, with the protein MRRGEVWWVEFDERRLVVVLAADDASRIRAMQVVTPAGVDISGLGVEVQVGALEGLPSEGVLRFAFPRPGFTPCTWLTTVSQDDLIERAGVLSSAKLSEIEDALRLGELG; encoded by the coding sequence GTGCGACGTGGTGAGGTCTGGTGGGTGGAGTTCGACGAGCGGCGGCTGGTCGTAGTGCTGGCGGCAGACGACGCGTCCAGGATCCGGGCGATGCAGGTCGTCACTCCTGCGGGCGTCGACATCAGCGGTCTGGGCGTCGAAGTGCAAGTAGGTGCCCTGGAAGGACTGCCCTCTGAAGGCGTGCTGAGGTTCGCGTTCCCGCGCCCGGGCTTTACCCCCTGCACGTGGCTGACCACCGTGTCCCAGGACGACCTGATCGAGCGGGCGGGCGTCCTGTCCTCCGCGAAGCTCAGCGAGATCGAGGACGCCCTCCGTCTCGGGGAACTCGGGTAG
- a CDS encoding MBL fold metallo-hydrolase → MTAAHSPAGQISVRVFGGPTALIAYGGLNFLTDPTFDAPGEYPMDELITLVKTAPAPMAPADLGRIDVVLLSHDEHPDNLDHSGRALLAEVPLTLTTPGGGMRLGEGAKGLADWEPVVLDRPDGGAVTVTGVPAVHGPGPRAEVEKGAGQVVGFVLTSDDLPSVYVSGDNASMDAVQQIAKRFGPVDTAVLFAGAPRLPISPDGQLGPLLVLDSAQAAKAAQILGARRVVPAHCDSWAHFTESREDLVSAFTEAGLADRLQLS, encoded by the coding sequence GTGACTGCTGCCCATTCCCCCGCCGGCCAGATCTCCGTGCGCGTATTCGGCGGGCCGACCGCCCTCATCGCCTACGGCGGGCTGAACTTCCTGACCGACCCCACCTTCGACGCCCCCGGCGAGTACCCGATGGACGAGCTCATCACCCTCGTCAAGACCGCCCCGGCGCCTATGGCCCCCGCCGACCTCGGGCGCATCGACGTGGTCCTGCTCTCCCATGACGAGCACCCCGACAACCTCGACCACTCCGGCCGGGCACTGCTGGCCGAGGTGCCGCTCACCCTCACCACCCCCGGCGGAGGAATGCGTCTCGGCGAGGGCGCCAAAGGGCTCGCGGACTGGGAGCCCGTGGTCCTCGACCGCCCCGACGGCGGCGCGGTGACCGTTACCGGCGTCCCAGCCGTGCACGGACCCGGCCCGCGCGCCGAGGTCGAGAAGGGCGCCGGACAGGTTGTCGGCTTCGTGCTCACCTCCGACGACCTGCCCTCCGTCTACGTCAGCGGCGACAACGCCTCAATGGACGCGGTCCAGCAGATCGCCAAGCGCTTCGGCCCGGTGGACACCGCCGTGCTGTTCGCCGGCGCCCCCCGCCTGCCCATCTCTCCTGACGGGCAGCTCGGCCCCCTGCTCGTCCTCGACAGCGCTCAGGCCGCCAAGGCGGCGCAAATCCTCGGCGCGCGCCGCGTGGTGCCCGCGCACTGCGACAGCTGGGCGCACTTCACCGAGAGCCGTGAGGACCTGGTGAGCGCCTTCACCGAGGCCGGTCTGGCCGACCGCCTCCAGCTCAGCTGA
- a CDS encoding barstar family protein, producing the protein MVTIDVASVANEDELHRLLQRKFGFPDFYGRNWSAFWDAVSGLVFIPEHVRFTGWELLAERVPGEAMMLSDCLVRYRDLYRPGLRVEYL; encoded by the coding sequence ATGGTGACCATCGACGTGGCTTCGGTCGCTAACGAGGACGAACTGCATCGACTGCTTCAGCGCAAGTTCGGCTTTCCGGACTTCTACGGTCGGAACTGGAGTGCCTTCTGGGACGCTGTCAGCGGCCTTGTTTTCATCCCTGAGCATGTGCGTTTCACGGGTTGGGAGCTGTTGGCTGAGCGTGTGCCAGGCGAAGCGATGATGCTGAGCGATTGCCTTGTTCGTTACCGCGACCTCTATCGGCCGGGTCTTCGGGTGGAGTACCTGTAA